Below is a genomic region from Pseudopipra pipra isolate bDixPip1 chromosome 6, bDixPip1.hap1, whole genome shotgun sequence.
GAAATGGCCATGGCTGATTTGGGTAAGGCTTTTGTGAACAAATAATAATTTCCAGAAAGGAATGACTGAGGGACAATTTCAATAAACGTGTGTGCAGTAAGTACAAAACCAGCATCCAACACAACTGTTGATGTATTTCCTTTCTGCTGCAGATGTCCAGATTAATTCATGTAAACCAGACCCAACTACAGCAACATTTCCTTCATCAAGTGCATCGACGGACTCGACTGCACATTCAGCCTCTGATTTCACTGAGAACATCACAGCAGTGCCCACTGGGACTGAGCCAGAGCAATTCCCGAAAAACAGAAGGTTTCGTGTCATCTGTGTAACTGAAACGTTACCCACAGAGGGGCccaccacagcactgccagaggAATCCTCTGCGACTGCCTCTCCCAGCCACACTGCCCGGTCTGCCTTCAAGAACGACTCTGTCATCTTTGGAGGTAAAGGCCTTGGGGGGCACTTATTTCATCAGGAGAGTGACTTATGTAGAAGTCAGTAGTCAATCTGTTTGCTGCTATTTTTGGTTGCTACTCCAGCATCCATTTCGATGAACCTGGAGGCAGAAGAGGAGTGTTAGGGTTTTGCAGAAGCAAAGCTTATAAGGCAGaggattttaaaatactttttaagtAGAAGTAAGGTCTGGTTTTACACTCTTTGATAATATTTTGATATGAAACGGTGGAAGTTCCTTCTGGTTAATGTGATTTGGGGTAAATACATCCCTAAAAAAGCCTTGGCAAACACTATGTGCTCAAAGTAGTGGAAAACTCATCAAGctcttaaaaacaaagaagtttTAAGGAGAATTGTTGTTATCTAAATATGGAGGTGTTCTCGAGATGTGAGATGTGAGTAAGTAACCCTAACACATAGCAATGGAGAAATGGACTCAATATGAGGAAAAGAATTCCAACTGTAAGGATAGTTAATCCCAACAATGTGTTCTCTCAGGCAGGTTGTAAAAACTCTCCAATGAGCAGATTAGACAAATATCTGTCAGGGATTGCCTAAATACCTGTTTTAGTCTCTTGAAAAAATGAGCAGGAGTAACTCATCTTTTGAGATTCCTAATACCTCTATTCTTGAGTTGATGTGTATGTTCTCTTACATTAGGCTGGTTTTAGAAGAATCTGGATTTATGCTCATGAGCCTTTAGAAATTCAGCATTACGTACAAATAAAATTCTATGATTATATCACTTTTATCTCCAGGTATCCCCACTGCACTTCTTGTCCTGGCAATCATCTTCTTCATTATTTCAGTTGTTCTAGCAGTCTGTTATATCAAAAAGTaagttggtggggtttttttctatcttaGACTGAGTTAACCCCCAGAGTACAACCAGcgaatatttaaaatatatagctAAAGAGCAGAGAAGTAATGATGATGACAAAACAGtgaagcacagagaaaaaaaaccttaaaccCTGTTGCTATACAGATAagtttgttgttgctgttgccATTCTCTGCTTTAGAAAAGGAACCAAAGACAAATATTGCCTATTTTTGATTGGTCAATCACGTCTAGTGTGAAACATTTCCAAGTGTGTCAAAATAACAACACTGAATTGTGCATCTGTTCATTTACAAGCCTGTTTATGCAGTTTTATCCCTCTTTTTCTAATATGTCAGACTCGAGGTGAAAGATTTTATAATTGCACTGTGATtgtgctcagaaaaaaaattagttgagCTCATTTGTCATGTGTAAAGATCTTCAACACAGTGCATCACTAAATCCTATCAAAAAGTTGTGCATCTCTCACATCTTAGCCCAGATATCTTTCTTGTTGTGTACCACAAATCCTGAATACATAttgtctgttttaaaaaaaaataccaaaatatttctttagaaaGCTTTGTGCTTAAAACAGCACAAAGATCTAGCATGCCATCATTCTCTGTGAGATTTTTTGCATGAGCATGGCAGAGTAAGTTAATTCTAgctatttttcactttatttcctGAGTGATACTACCAAACTATGTCAATGTTTCTGCTTTActatccttttcttttccatttaaagGTACAAGAAAACCTTCCCATTTTTAAACAAGactcaggaaaaagaaatggttGGAACTGTTGCTCTCAAAGAGGCAAAGTTAAATGACAAAACACCTGAGAAGGAAGCACAGACTAATGGAAATAAGGTAGAAGAGTCTAAAACTAAGTCTGAGGCCACAGTAAAATGTCTAGAAGCAGAAGTTTAAAGCAAAGAATGTACAATTCCTGatggaaatataaaattaaGCACACAGAACTTTGCAATGCTTTTAAACTTGGCTGATTGTGAATACTCATGACTATTTTCTCTATCTTAACATATGAAAccttgttttttaataattacatCTTTGTCTGCAAATATTCTTGAAGGAGAACATGGTATCTTATTtacttgaaataaataaaaaatccatATTACAGCTCATTTTTCATCTATAATAAAGAAGTAATTAGGAATATGCTATTAATGACATGCACTGTGTTAACTATTTGCATTGAATTCAGATCAATATATCATTAAAAGTTTTTATATCCAGCTGGAGGATGTCTGCTAACTTAATGTCTAATATAAAATGATGATACTGTAGTTATTCCTCATGTAGATCAGCTTATTTCCATCCAGTAGTTGcacactgttttaaaaaaagtctgtttacaaacagaagaaatagtTCTGTTTACAAGTGCGTGAAAAACCAAAGGACTAACCCACTGTCATTCAAATACCCAAGAAAGGGTACAAAGATGCTGATGTCTATATATACAGCAAAGAATAACTTTCTTAGACACCTTCATCCtatcataattttatttattaaaaccaGTATCATCTTCTGCATCAGAGATATTGACAGGGGTGGGGGAAAAAGCCTTGATCTGTATCTCAACACTTATATTTGAGATATTTTGTGTATATTTAAGTGTGGGTTTCATAATAAGGGTCTCAGGTGGTATGGGATGTTTACAGTGCTTCGTAAAAAATAAAGTATGGTTGGTATGTTTGTCTGGACCATTTATTCTCATGAAAACTGTCTCACAGTAAAACCTTAATGTTACAGAATTAACATTATATAATTACAGAATTAACATTATATAACCTTAATGTTACAGAATTAATTAGTTATAAAAGAACAACACTAGCAATTTATCAAATAGTTTCCTGAACAAATGATTTAGATAACTTATTTTTATATGTCAACGAGATTATTATGGCAAAGACAGTTTCTTTTTACATCAAGAAGCTTGAAAAACATAGTCTTAAATAAAATAGCAACAAATTGCTCATTATATTGTAGGATACAATAGTCACTATAGTGTAGGATACCGGGTTATGAACTTTGACATTTTTCATTCATGTAAGTTTAAAAATTGCCCAGCGGTTATATATTCCGCTAGATAGTGACTTACAGTTTCTTCCTACACTAGAGAGTCCCtgtgttgctttttgttttcttcttcttcttcttttttttttttttttttgattactCAGCAATATTTTATGGCTCCAGGACTCTGGACTGTGGTGACGCACAGCCCACCACTGCCACTAAAGCCTTACTACTGCAGAAAGACTGTGATTCAGTACTGCTCTAAAAACCACTCATTTCAGATGTCCATTGGCAGAACTTGAGCAGCTAAATGTGCAGCAGAGGACAGCACTAAAAACACAGCCTTCCCACTCAGATATGTAACTGTTCTCCTTGCAAAATACCACAGTAATGCCTTGTGTCTCTCCTGGCAACCTGAATGAAAGCACTGTGTGAGAGAGCAGGCAGCACAACTAAGGCCATCAGGAGGGGCCACAACCAACACTTGTCATGATGGTGCCAGAGCAGTAAATGGGCCTAAGGACAAAGGCAAAGCTAGTGGATTCCAGGTagcatttgattttctttgtgacatattatAATCTCCTTTCTGCCTCTCTTTTCCATGTTTTAGAGATTAGAAATTACCTGTTTCTCTATTCTCTTCCCCTACCACCAAGGGATAATAATCTACCTCTCACTCTCCTGCTAACATTACCTCTGTTCCACAGATACCAGGTTCCTTTTCTCTCAGATTATCTCATTCACATGTAAAGAAATTTGGAGAATTGTTCTGTAGTTTCACTCTGACTGGAAGTTTGTTGCTTCTGTTTTAAAGCTAAATAAGGATGCTTTTTTCATCCTGAAGCATTTGCTTGCTAAAAAATCTATACTAGCTCTTGTAATAAGATATTGCCTTAACCTGTGTCTTGTTTTATCATATACTTTAGAAACTCAGCTTTCATCTTCATCTTCCCACTGACAGCTGACCAATGCACATGGCTTGAtctccccttcctttccattACACCATTTATGCCAAACTACAACGAATATAGGACCTGTTACACTGCTCTGTATGGAATAAAGGTAGCTCTAAGTACTAATCAACAATTACTGTATTTGATATTGTCTGTATGTAGTGAGTACTGCTCAGTCACATTCAAATGGGAAAGTACAAAACATTCTTGCTCATTTTTTATTGGCATTGCAAGGGATGTACTACTACAGTGCAGACAGGAAACATTTATTTAAGTATCAAGACAACTGGAGGCAGCAGAAACTTAAGAGAAATTCTTCATTATGTTACTGACTTTTCCTCAatgttgtgcttttttttttttacaagaccTTCTCAACAGCTCTGAAGTTCCTTGATGTGTCAGAAATTGTATTATGTTCAAGTACCTCGGCATTATGTTCAAGTACCTCATCCCACCGAGCAGGAGAGCACAgtttgtcctgtcacttggcAGTAACACTACTCAGATTCCCACACTGAGGCTACAGATGTTTGCTGACCTTAGGTGAAAGGGGTGCTTGGCCTGCAGGAAATACAGCAAGGTTCCCAGTCCAGCCCAATCCCTGTCTGGAATACAGGGGTGTCTTTATCATGGGAAGTACGTGTGTCTATGTGTGAACAGAagtgggcaggaaggggaagTACTactccttttctcctctttaaattaagtaaaaaaaaattaaataaataaattgataATTAAACATTGCAACACCAGGATGTGGATGACCCAGAGGATGTTCTAGGATGTCTGTTCCTCGGTGGCTTGTTGTCCTTTAtgggtgttgggtttttttgtgaaaaggTCAGTGAGCATTGACCTTTGCGACACACATCCACCGCCCACATCCTCCCTGCAGACCGGGATTTGCACCAGCAGCCGCTGGCCTGGGATGATCCCACCGAGGCAGGAGCTCACGCTCCATTAAGCATCATTTAAATCGCCATTTATTAGAGATCATAGGAAACAGTGAATAGTACAGGCGGTCCTACGTCCCCTGGGGCGCTGGGAaccctgagcagggcagcactgAGAAGGCGTCTGATGAGGGTGCAGAAAAGTGATCCTGTTTGGGTCAGTCAGGATATCACAGGatgttcctttaaaaaaaaaaaaaaaaaaaaaaaagaaagaaaaaaaacaaatcaaacaaaaaccccaaacaaacaaacaaacaaaaaccaaaacaaacaaacaaaacccaaaagtgCTCTACAGAGCACTTTTGCTGCCTGACAGGCCGGGTAACAGCgaggaggctcggggggacctcattgctctctacaaccccgacaggaggctgtagccaggtgggggtcgggctctgctcccggAGAACCAGCGACAGCCCAAGAGGACACAATCCTAAACTGGGCCAGGGCACGTTTaggctggacatgaggaggaatgtcttcacagaaagggtgattagacattggcacgggctgcccagggaggcggtggagtcaccatccctggaggtgtttgaggaaagactggacgtggcacgCGCTGCCATGGTCTGGCTGGCATGGTGGCGATCGGTCAAAGgctggactccatgatctcagaggtcttttccacccCAACGGGTCCTGTGACTTTGAGGACGCTCCCGCAGGACCttctccccactcccagccccgctcccacAGGACCTTCTCCCCgctcccagccccgctcccgccgtgtCTCGGGGCGGCGCGAGCCGCGCGATGGCGTCACCCGCGCGCGCCGCTGGCCCCCCCGCGCGTGCGCGGAGCGCGGCGCTGCGGTGCCCgtggggcggcggcggctccgcgggaTGTGCCGGGGCTGCGGTGAGCGGGAATGCCGGGACCGCCGGGACCGCCCGCCCGCAGCGctgggccgggggggccggagggtgcgggcagggccgggcggggggggaGCGGGCGGGACGGGGCGGAGACGCCGCCGGGCTGAGCGCGGCCCGTCCCGCGGCCGGCGCTGAGGGCCCGCGCAGGGCGGGGCGCGCCCGGGCCGCGAGGGGCCGTGCCCGGGCCCCTCAGGGCGGCTCGTGGGTGTGCGGGTGAGGCGGGGTGTGTCGGGTCCTGCAGGATGCACCGCAGGGAACATTTCGTAGAACCACAGAACATGCCGAGTTGAAGGGGACCCACGGGGAGcaccgagtccaacccttaaccctgcacaggacagcccgggagtcacaccgtgtgcctgagagcctTGTCCAAGCGCTTCCCGAGCTGTGTCcggcttggtgctgtgaccacttctctggggagcctgttcagtgcccgaccaccctctgggggaagaacctcttCCCAATAACCAGTTCTGCAGACATCCTCCCAGGCTTTTTTCCCGCAAAACTTCTCAGTGTTGGGATAcaagtgctgagctgggcaggcccGCACACGGCAGGTGCTCCCTCGGGAACGCGGCATTCGAGCTCCGGGGAGTGCAAACCCGGGAGATCGGGATGAGGAGTCTGTGCAGAGTGACGGGAGGTGTTGTTGTGAGGTGGTGCTTGACGTGTGTCTGCTGGGCGTGTGCTCACCAAACACGGCCCGGGGAGCGGGACAGGAGGGGACTGCAGCGTTACTGGGAAGGAGAACAGTGACTCCACTGGGAGCACATCTGTCTGGGAATAGAAATCGGTCACAGCTCAAGCCGTAATTGGGAACTTTTATTTTACGTTGAGAAATGCCGTAATCCTTCACAGAATGCTCTGGCAGGAGCTCCCTTTGTGTGCTGTGTGTTTCTCACACCGTGGCAGATCTCAACAGCTGCGGGTTGTGTCCCTGGGTGGGTTTATACCCAAGTGTAGCTACAAGAACCTGCAGGGTGAAGTTGTGTTTCTCGGGGGTGAACACCTCATAAGGTGTTTGTAATGCAGCTGTTATCTGTATTAATGCAGATTAATCTGTGTTTAAGCTCAGGTGGGTGTGCTGCAGTTAGCTGGGCATTGCACACCTCTGCCTGGGGAAGTCTTAAAGGGGTGTGAAGCAATGGTTTACATTACAAGTGATGAACTCAGCAAAGGGGCATTTGGGGGAAAGTCAGATCAGAGGGATCAGAGAGAGGAAGTGGATAAAGACTGGGAAGGCACAGGGTAAATCCTTATCAGACAGCTAGGGGAATTTCTAAATTGGTTTATACTGACATGGATTCCTTGGCTTACCAGTTTCAGAATGCTGTGGGAGTTCTTTTGATCTGCCAATGTAAGTTTGATGTAAGAAAGCTAATCCCTAATGTAATGTCTATGTATAAACAGATGTAAATGTGCTTATTTGCAGACATTCACATACACAAATATTTAGGATAAACAAAGATTGTCATAAATTACCATTGTCatcttaagatttttttttccatttcattggatgtatttatatatgtgtgtgttggAGCTGAATCTgtgtgaaaaatataaatactttaATATAGGTATTgctgtaagaaaaataatgcaattttCATAAGTTTTTAATGCCACTTTCCAGTCACTTCCAAGTGTTCTGCTTCATTGCTGATTTGACTATTCAGGTTGTGTTACTTGTAGAATAATTATTGTAGACTAGTTAGTTGGTTGCTACATTCTTACACTAAAAGAAAATGAGGGAGTAGCCACTCAAAACCAGTAActctctcaaatatttttagcaGAGACTCTGCAAGTGAATGAGAACTTCTTTCTACAGGACTGAGGTGAAGAACTTCACCATGGGTCAACAAATTTCAAACCACACACAAACTGTAATTAACAAGTTGCCAGAAAAAGTAGCAAAGCACGCCTCTTTGGTTCAAGAAAGTGGTTTCCTAACCTATGAAGAGTTTCTGGGAAGAGTAGCTGAACTTAATGATGTGTAAGCCttactttgtttctttctcttttttgtcaTGTTTTACAGAGACCTTATATGCAATATATTATTCTGTGCTGGCTAAGCCAGAACTGGCCGTACGCCTTTGACATGTTTCCTTCAGTTCTTGATGTTTCTGTAATGGTTGTAATTATACTTCAAAACCAAAGCCATTTCTCCTCCTTAAACTCACTTTTCTCCAATGCCCTTCTTCCAGCAAGCACTGCTCTCACTTAGAAGTTCACAGGAGACAGACATTTAGCAGCACCTTTTTGCTAAAGTGTTACTTGtctcccttcctcttctcccttccacCATCCACCTAAGGACGTAGtgttgcttcctctctgccTGTCACTTGGGGTAGGAAGTAGCAGTGGGAGCCTTGTAaggacagcacagcagcaggaggaaggtgGCACCTGAGACACAACTGTTTGTGGCCATCTCTGCCCCCTCTGCGAGGCTGTTCCTCGCTGAGGATGAGCCGTGTCTTACTGTTGGGAACCAGTGACCTGGATAATCCCCAACAAAAGGCTGCATAAGTAAGATTTTTCATAGCCTGCCTTTTGTTAGACCAGTGATGGTAAAAAGAAAtgaacagaaaagcagagttGTCGTTTTTACCCTGCATTTATGCTATAAAATAATAGTGGTAAAGTGAAGTGGAAATGCACACACACTGAATAAGGGCTTTGTAGTGTTTGATGTTTAACTGAAATGTGACTTTGTGTTCAGTTTAGAAATTGTCTTGGAGAGTGTCATATTTTTGTGACTGACCTTCAAGAACAGGTAGCTGTCTTCTGGGGAGACATTATATAAATAGATTTTGAAGACCATTACTTGATGTTTTGCATGAGAATCTAGGCACGTATCAGTATAATTAACTCCAAAGTACTGCTATCcaagtgttttttcctttagagTGTTTACTTAAGGTTGATTGTAATATAGCTTGGTCTGGTTCTTATGGTATAGACCGTTGTGTCTGTgttccattaaaaaattaaaaagaaaatctcaggTCACCTGACACTTTCACCTGACTGCATCATTGTTAATATATACTAACCAAAATACACCTCATCTGCATATGTTGGTActcacaggcttttttttttttttaacatacatGATGAGGAAATAACCTTTTTAGATTGAACACAAGGTTATATGATTACTGTAATCAACAGTGAGAgcatatataaattaaaatgtctCTAAAGTACACTTGCTTGCTGATGCTGGATCAAAAGACTTGCACATCATTTTCTGAAGTTTGCTGTGCAATTTGAAGTGAAATGGATtgtgtattttatattaaatgaCATGCTGAGCAGGTCATTACTCTTCACTTTGATGTCTGAGGGCAGTATTGCTAAAACCCCTGTAAGGATAAAGAGCAGACAGGTGAACAGTAAATAATCCCACtgtggctgaggctgctgatCTCTGCACATCTATCACATGGTGTAAAACTGATGTTGCTTTATTTCAGTACTGCAAAATTGGCTTCTGGACAAGACAAACATCTATTATTTGAAGTGCAGCCTGGTTCTGATACTTCTGCTTTCTGGAAGGTGATAGTTCGGATCATCTGTACTAAGGTAGGTTTGACAGTTTTCATTGGATTGGCAGTTCGTGTGCACGTATTTGAGGGCTGTCACTTTGACTGGTAAAATCCAACACCTGCTACATATTTGATACAGATGATGTATTCAAGGATGCTGTTGGAGATAAATTAAGTCTAAATTATAAGTTTCTCCAAAAAGTACAttaacaaaagcatttttataaCTAAGTTTAAAGGAATGGTATCTTCCAGTGGAGCACTTAGAGCCCTTTAGTTGCAAATTTGGATGATCTGTGAGGTCAAATTATCCAATGGTACAGCAAACTGGGAACTATGTAGTCTGATAGTAGAAGTTAGTCAGCAATTCCAGGCGTTATTAGTTGAGCTAGTGTGGCTGTATATGGTGTGATTCCTCAGAAAACCAATCTAAAAGTTAAATGTTTAACTTAGGAGGAAGACCATCACAAAAACTTAAAAAGTTTGCTCTTTCTAATGAGATTTTCCCCTCTGTATCCTGTAAGTAGTGTCCTTAAATGGTCCTGAAGCCAGTGAGCAATCTTAACATGCAGTTAACCAAGCCAACCCTCAAACCTTTTTTGAAACTAACAAATTGTACTTTTGTGTTTACTCTTAGTTTTCATTAAGGCAGCCATCATTGTAGGAAATTTTAAGTTCAAATATCAAGTGGCTGATTATTCTGGTCTCCGTTCTAAGTTTAGTCCAGTTTTCTAGGCATTGGGTCCCTCCTCACAGTTTAGTTCATTTGACTAATGATGGTGAGTGCCTTGGCCTAAAAATGTGGTTCTCTCTGTGGCATTCCccgggctgcagcagctgtgtgtgCAGCTCCTAACTCTGCTGAAACAGACTGTGACTTGCTAACAAGGTGATGGACACTTGGGAGGGTGGCTGCTGCCCTGAGAACTGTAGTGCATTAAAAACATTGTGAGCAATGTCAGGTTGAAATCTGATAAGTAATTGTGAACAATTCTTGTATCTTAAGATAAATAAAACAAGTGGCATCGTGGAAGCTTCCAGAATCTTGAACTTATATCAGTTCATTCAACTTTATAAAGACATCACCAGTCAAGCAGCAGGAGTTCTTGCACAGAGTGATACTTCTGAAGAAGCTTCGGAGAGTTTGACGTCTCTGTCATCGTGTCAGGCCAGCTTGTGGATGGGAAGGTATTTTGATACATTTTAGCTTCTGACCACAGTTACAACCTCAGTATTTTGGAAGTTGTGTTTAAAACCTGAACTACAAATGCCTAAGGATCAGAACTGCTTGCTCTTGGCAGCTGCAGGCTTTGTTTCACCTCAGACAGGAATAGAACACCTTCTCTTGCACCAAGGGATCTGTGCTTGGGTGAAGTCCTGGTGGTGCTGCCATACCTCAGCTTCAGAACAATCCTTTTAATGATCAGTTCTAATATAAACATGGTATATGTTGGATCTCCTGAATAAGGAAACAGGAGGAAACGGAATCAGCTGCAGCTGCAAATCTAGGGGGTTTGACAGTGTTTGTTTAAACAGATTTTGTTATTGTTCCACTTTAACTTTCTCTTCCTCTTACGTTTTGGCATATGAAAGTTCCCATCTGTTG
It encodes:
- the RNF141 gene encoding RING finger protein 141 isoform X3, with protein sequence MGQQISNHTQTVINKLPEKVAKHASLVQESGFLTYEEFLGRVAELNDVTAKLASGQDKHLLFEVQPGSDTSAFWKVIVRIICTKINKTSGIVEASRILNLYQFIQLYKDITSQAAGVLAQSDTSEEASESLTSLSSCQASLWMGRVKQLTDEEECCICMDGRADLILPCAHSFCQKCIDKWSDRHRNCPVCRRQVTGAGDSWVVSDAPTEDDVATYILNMVDEAGQPHRP
- the RNF141 gene encoding RING finger protein 141 isoform X1 yields the protein MCRGCVSECCGSSFDLPMTEVKNFTMGQQISNHTQTVINKLPEKVAKHASLVQESGFLTYEEFLGRVAELNDVTAKLASGQDKHLLFEVQPGSDTSAFWKVIVRIICTKINKTSGIVEASRILNLYQFIQLYKDITSQAAGVLAQSDTSEEASESLTSLSSCQASLWMGRVKQLTDEEECCICMDGRADLILPCAHSFCQKCIDKWSDRHRNCPVCRRQVTGAGDSWVVSDAPTEDDVATYILNMVDEAGQPHRP
- the RNF141 gene encoding RING finger protein 141 isoform X2; translated protein: MRTSFYRTEVKNFTMGQQISNHTQTVINKLPEKVAKHASLVQESGFLTYEEFLGRVAELNDVTAKLASGQDKHLLFEVQPGSDTSAFWKVIVRIICTKINKTSGIVEASRILNLYQFIQLYKDITSQAAGVLAQSDTSEEASESLTSLSSCQASLWMGRVKQLTDEEECCICMDGRADLILPCAHSFCQKCIDKWSDRHRNCPVCRRQVTGAGDSWVVSDAPTEDDVATYILNMVDEAGQPHRP
- the LYVE1 gene encoding lymphatic vessel endothelial hyaluronic acid receptor 1 — encoded protein: MATKFGVTSAVFFIWVMTFMAQNYFVTGSTHSPCRITGVGLYLEKKVNFSEASNACNQLNLQLASKDQVENALKHEFQTCSFGWVKDGFVVIPRTTPNNKCGKGKTGLVRWNADLLQTFHVYCFNSSDVQINSCKPDPTTATFPSSSASTDSTAHSASDFTENITAVPTGTEPEQFPKNRRFRVICVTETLPTEGPTTALPEESSATASPSHTARSAFKNDSVIFGGIPTALLVLAIIFFIISVVLAVCYIKKYKKTFPFLNKTQEKEMVGTVALKEAKLNDKTPEKEAQTNGNKVEESKTKSEATVKCLEAEV